A window of the Microbacterium sp. LWH13-1.2 genome harbors these coding sequences:
- a CDS encoding RNB domain-containing ribonuclease, whose translation MPQRRSHVAPSAAQTELAAALAALKESLEAPADFPAAVLAEAAASDAATPELDMRDIPFATLDPRGSRDLDQAFHLERRDSGYTVRYAIADVPGFVAPGGAVDAEARRRGQTLYAADGTVPLHPKVLSEDRASLLADVDRPALVWTFALDSAGVVEDVRLERALIRSRAQLDYVSTQAALDRGEEGPAALLPEIGALRIAQEKLRGGASLNLPDEEVVRGLDGTYSIERRHPLPVEEWNAQLSLMTGMAAASLMIEAGIGILRTMPQPDERSFDAFRYQTEALGRPWTTGRYGDYLRELDRADPMTLPILEAAASLFRGAGYVTFDGSVPSDTEQAAIAAPYAHATAPLRRLVDRWSLAICLAVSEGREVPAWVRESLADLPALMQESGQRASNLDSATINCVEAALMTPLVGSTIDATVIEIRGERATVQIADPAVTASAPIPDGATPGAVVPLHVVRADITRGEIEFSL comes from the coding sequence ATGCCTCAGCGCCGATCCCACGTTGCTCCGTCCGCCGCGCAGACGGAACTCGCCGCGGCGCTGGCCGCCCTCAAGGAATCTCTGGAGGCTCCCGCTGATTTCCCCGCCGCGGTGCTCGCCGAGGCTGCGGCATCGGATGCTGCAACTCCCGAACTCGATATGCGCGACATCCCGTTCGCCACACTCGATCCCCGCGGGTCTCGCGATCTCGACCAGGCCTTCCACCTCGAGCGGCGGGACTCCGGATACACGGTTCGCTATGCGATCGCCGATGTGCCCGGATTCGTGGCTCCCGGCGGTGCGGTCGACGCGGAGGCCCGTCGTCGAGGCCAGACCCTGTACGCGGCGGACGGCACTGTCCCCCTGCATCCGAAGGTGCTGAGCGAGGATCGCGCATCGCTGCTGGCGGATGTGGATCGCCCAGCGCTGGTCTGGACCTTCGCCCTCGATTCTGCGGGAGTGGTCGAGGACGTCAGGCTGGAGCGGGCCCTGATCCGCTCGCGCGCGCAGCTCGACTACGTCAGCACCCAGGCGGCGCTCGACCGGGGCGAGGAAGGCCCCGCCGCGCTGCTCCCGGAGATCGGTGCTCTGCGGATCGCACAGGAGAAGCTCCGCGGCGGCGCGAGCCTGAACCTCCCGGACGAAGAGGTCGTGCGAGGACTCGACGGAACCTATTCGATCGAACGTCGGCACCCGCTGCCTGTCGAAGAATGGAACGCTCAGCTGTCCCTCATGACGGGTATGGCGGCAGCTTCCCTGATGATCGAGGCCGGCATCGGCATCCTGCGCACGATGCCCCAGCCTGACGAGAGATCCTTCGATGCGTTCCGTTATCAGACCGAGGCGCTCGGTCGGCCCTGGACGACGGGCCGGTACGGCGACTACCTGCGCGAGCTGGATCGCGCAGACCCCATGACCCTCCCGATCCTCGAGGCGGCAGCGTCACTCTTCCGCGGAGCGGGCTACGTGACCTTCGACGGCTCAGTGCCGTCCGACACCGAGCAGGCGGCGATCGCCGCACCGTACGCGCACGCCACGGCGCCTCTGCGTCGTCTCGTCGATCGCTGGTCGCTCGCGATCTGCCTCGCCGTGTCCGAGGGGCGAGAGGTGCCGGCCTGGGTCCGCGAGTCCCTCGCTGATCTCCCGGCACTGATGCAGGAGTCCGGTCAGCGCGCGTCCAACCTCGATTCCGCAACGATCAACTGCGTCGAGGCTGCGCTGATGACTCCCCTGGTCGGCTCGACGATCGATGCGACCGTGATCGAGATCCGCGGCGAGCGGGCGACGGTCCAGATCGCCGATCCTGCCGTCACCGCCTCTGCCCCGATTCCGGACGGTGCCACCCCCGGAGCCGTCGTGCCGCTCCACGTCGTGCGCGCGGACATCACCCGAGGCGAGATCGAGTTCTCTCTCTGA
- a CDS encoding isocitrate lyase/phosphoenolpyruvate mutase family protein encodes MTTAAKAQTLIGLYEAPEILRVVNVWDVVSARAVAKLPETKAIATAGHGIAASFGFEDGTITRDIMIDMVGRIAASVSVPVTADLDDGYGDAGETTRLAIGAGVVGANVEDRLKPFDESVAVVEAIVKAAEAEGVPFALNARTDAFVRAGHRPVAESVADAIQRGRAFLDAGATAVFVPGMLDANITRQLVEGLGEGKLSVIGLPGTLAASEYEKLGVARISYGPLPQRVALTAVQDLAASLYAGGVIPNGLPALN; translated from the coding sequence ATGACCACTGCTGCGAAAGCCCAGACCCTGATCGGACTCTACGAAGCGCCCGAGATCCTCCGCGTCGTCAATGTGTGGGACGTCGTCTCCGCCCGAGCTGTCGCGAAGCTCCCGGAGACCAAGGCGATCGCCACCGCCGGCCACGGCATCGCCGCGTCGTTCGGATTCGAGGACGGCACCATCACCCGCGACATCATGATCGACATGGTCGGACGCATCGCGGCATCCGTCTCCGTCCCGGTGACCGCCGACCTCGACGACGGCTACGGCGACGCAGGAGAGACCACGCGTCTCGCGATCGGCGCGGGTGTCGTCGGCGCCAACGTCGAGGACCGCCTCAAGCCGTTCGACGAGTCCGTCGCCGTGGTGGAGGCCATCGTCAAGGCGGCCGAGGCAGAGGGCGTTCCGTTCGCTCTCAACGCCCGCACCGACGCGTTCGTGCGCGCAGGTCACCGACCGGTCGCCGAGAGCGTCGCCGATGCGATCCAGCGCGGCCGTGCGTTCCTCGACGCCGGTGCCACGGCTGTCTTCGTCCCCGGCATGCTCGACGCCAACATCACGCGTCAGCTCGTCGAGGGCCTCGGAGAGGGCAAGCTCAGCGTGATCGGCCTGCCCGGCACCCTCGCGGCGTCGGAGTACGAGAAGCTCGGCGTCGCCCGCATCTCCTACGGCCCGCTGCCGCAGCGGGTCGCCCTGACCGCCGTGCAGGACCTCGCAGCGAGCCTGTACGCCGGCGGCGTGATCCCCAACGGACTCCCTGCCCTCAACTGA
- a CDS encoding proline--tRNA ligase has product MVTRLSNFFLRTLREDPAGAEVASHRLLIRAGYIRPQAAGIFAWLPLGLRVKAKIETVVREEMAAAGAQEVHFPALMPRESYEATGRWDEYGDLLFRLQDRKGGDYLLAPTHEEAFTLLVKDLYSSYKDLPLTLYQIQDKYRDEARPRAGLLRGREFTMKDAYSFDSSDEGLDASYQAQRDAYERIFQRLGLEYVIVQADAGAMGGSRSEEFLHPTPVGEDTFVRSAGGYAANVEAFTTAVPDAITFDADAVPVIFDSPNTPTIETLVAHSNAHLDGDYTAADTLKNVVLALTHLDGTRELVVVGIPGDREVDEKRAEVAFAPAEVETATADDFEKNPLLVKGYIGPWSPTGAVLGEESATGIRYLVDPRVSEGTSWITGANLDEKHAHSVVAGRDFFADGIVEIANVRAGDPAPDGSGPVELARGMEIGHVFQLGRKYADALGLKVLNENGKLVTVTMGSYGIGVTRILAIIAELNNDEKGLIWPASVAPFDVQVVAAGRDQVAFDVAADLSAQLESAGLDVLYDDRPKVSPGVKFGDAELVGVPKIVIVGRGAADGQVELWDRSTGERDAVSVTEAIERLSRG; this is encoded by the coding sequence GTGGTCACTCGTCTTTCGAATTTCTTCCTCCGCACGCTCCGTGAAGACCCTGCAGGCGCAGAGGTCGCGAGCCACAGGCTGCTGATCCGCGCCGGGTACATCCGGCCGCAGGCTGCCGGCATCTTCGCGTGGCTCCCGCTGGGGCTCCGCGTCAAGGCCAAGATCGAGACCGTCGTCCGCGAGGAGATGGCCGCAGCAGGAGCGCAGGAGGTGCACTTCCCGGCTCTGATGCCGCGCGAGTCGTATGAGGCGACCGGGCGCTGGGACGAGTACGGCGACCTGCTGTTCCGTCTCCAGGACCGCAAGGGCGGCGACTACCTGCTCGCCCCGACGCACGAAGAGGCGTTCACGCTGCTCGTGAAGGACCTGTACTCGTCGTACAAGGACCTTCCCCTCACGCTCTACCAGATCCAGGACAAGTACCGCGATGAGGCCCGTCCCCGGGCAGGCCTGCTTCGCGGACGCGAGTTCACGATGAAGGACGCCTATTCCTTCGATTCGTCCGACGAGGGCCTCGACGCCAGCTACCAGGCTCAGCGCGATGCCTACGAGCGCATCTTCCAGCGCCTGGGTCTCGAGTACGTCATCGTCCAGGCGGATGCCGGAGCGATGGGCGGTTCGCGGAGCGAGGAGTTCCTGCACCCGACTCCCGTCGGCGAAGACACGTTCGTCCGCAGCGCCGGCGGATACGCCGCCAATGTGGAGGCGTTCACGACTGCCGTGCCTGACGCGATCACTTTCGACGCGGATGCGGTGCCGGTGATCTTCGACTCGCCGAACACGCCCACGATCGAGACTCTCGTCGCGCACTCGAACGCGCACCTGGACGGCGACTACACGGCTGCGGACACGCTCAAGAACGTCGTGCTCGCGCTCACCCACCTCGACGGAACCCGTGAACTCGTCGTCGTCGGCATCCCCGGCGACCGCGAGGTCGACGAGAAGCGCGCCGAAGTCGCATTCGCGCCTGCGGAGGTCGAGACCGCCACGGCAGACGACTTCGAGAAGAACCCGCTGCTCGTCAAGGGCTACATCGGCCCCTGGTCTCCCACGGGAGCCGTGCTCGGCGAGGAATCGGCGACCGGCATCCGCTACCTGGTCGACCCCCGTGTGAGCGAGGGCACGAGCTGGATCACCGGTGCGAACCTGGACGAGAAGCACGCGCATTCGGTCGTCGCCGGGCGTGACTTCTTCGCCGACGGCATCGTCGAGATCGCGAACGTCCGCGCGGGCGATCCGGCGCCCGACGGCTCCGGTCCGGTCGAGCTCGCACGCGGTATGGAGATCGGCCACGTGTTCCAGCTGGGTCGCAAGTACGCGGACGCGCTCGGACTCAAAGTCCTGAACGAGAACGGCAAGCTCGTCACCGTCACGATGGGGTCGTACGGCATCGGCGTGACGCGAATCCTCGCGATCATCGCCGAGCTGAACAACGACGAGAAGGGGCTCATCTGGCCCGCATCCGTCGCCCCCTTCGACGTGCAGGTCGTCGCCGCCGGTCGTGATCAGGTCGCGTTCGATGTGGCCGCCGACCTGTCGGCGCAGCTCGAGTCGGCCGGACTCGACGTGCTCTACGATGACCGACCCAAGGTCTCGCCGGGAGTCAAGTTCGGCGACGCCGAGCTCGTGGGCGTCCCGAAGATCGTCATCGTGGGCCGCGGGGCGGCCGACGGTCAGGTCGAACTGTGGGATCGCAGCACGGGTGAGCGCGACGCGGTCTCGGTCACCGAGGCCATCGAAAGGCTCAGCAGGGGCTGA
- a CDS encoding pyridoxamine 5'-phosphate oxidase family protein has protein sequence MTEITGPEALARVAELVEDIDFTMLTTTDDDGNLVSRPMSTRQMDDAGDIWFFTAEDTEKVDEARKHHDVGLSYCDAKGMRYVSVAGKATLVHDRAKMEELYSPSLEIWFADGLDTPGIALLKVTPTVTEFWEPAKGKIAMAAGALKSLVTRDTPDDDIMNHGRIVC, from the coding sequence ATGACAGAGATCACCGGACCTGAAGCCCTGGCACGTGTCGCCGAGCTCGTGGAGGACATCGACTTCACGATGCTGACGACGACCGACGATGACGGCAATCTCGTGAGCAGACCGATGTCGACGCGGCAGATGGACGACGCCGGCGACATCTGGTTCTTCACCGCGGAAGACACCGAGAAGGTCGACGAAGCGCGCAAGCACCACGATGTCGGATTGTCCTACTGCGATGCCAAGGGGATGCGCTACGTCTCGGTCGCCGGCAAGGCGACGCTCGTGCACGACCGCGCGAAGATGGAGGAGCTCTACTCCCCGTCGCTGGAGATCTGGTTCGCGGACGGCCTCGACACCCCAGGCATCGCGCTCTTGAAGGTGACCCCCACCGTGACCGAGTTCTGGGAGCCCGCGAAGGGGAAGATCGCCATGGCTGCGGGAGCGCTGAAGTCGCTGGTCACGCGCGACACACCGGATGACGACATCATGAACCACGGTCGCATCGTCTGCTGA
- a CDS encoding TIGR00730 family Rossman fold protein has product MTEESLPESLSSEINAVLDDAGVKTDRRLVMRMMRTAILLGEDGTNRLDLKIASAALAEMRDAFRLFAPFEGVPKVTVFGSARTRQDDPLYVQARAIAEALAADGWMVVTGAGPGIMQAAAEGAGPALSLGVSIRLPFEEKANSLVAGSDHVVAMKYFFTRKLMLIKESIGFICLPGGFGTLDEMFELLTLQQTGKAEPTPIVLLDEPGGTFWNGLKRFIDEDLAPTGVISEGDFDRVVITDSVESAASVIAGFWRNYDSLRWVGDTLVLRLRIDPTDAELDRLNEQFAGMLVSGRIERSAPRSPEVADDDVLHLPRLALHLDQRQVGNLFRLIGAINSLDSAPAL; this is encoded by the coding sequence ATGACCGAGGAATCGCTGCCGGAATCGCTCAGCTCCGAGATCAACGCCGTGCTGGACGACGCCGGGGTCAAGACCGATCGGCGACTGGTGATGCGCATGATGCGCACCGCGATCCTGCTCGGTGAGGACGGCACCAACCGGCTCGATCTGAAGATCGCATCCGCGGCTCTGGCCGAGATGCGCGACGCCTTCCGACTCTTCGCGCCCTTCGAGGGAGTGCCCAAGGTCACCGTCTTCGGGTCTGCTCGCACACGGCAGGACGACCCGCTCTACGTCCAGGCGCGAGCCATCGCCGAGGCCCTGGCCGCAGACGGTTGGATGGTCGTGACGGGCGCCGGCCCCGGGATCATGCAGGCGGCGGCTGAGGGCGCAGGTCCCGCGCTCTCGCTGGGCGTCTCGATCCGACTGCCGTTCGAGGAGAAGGCGAACAGCCTCGTCGCGGGGAGCGACCACGTCGTCGCGATGAAGTACTTCTTCACCCGCAAGCTCATGCTCATCAAGGAGTCGATCGGCTTCATCTGCCTTCCGGGCGGGTTCGGCACCCTGGACGAGATGTTCGAGCTGCTGACCCTGCAGCAGACGGGCAAGGCCGAGCCGACGCCCATCGTGCTGCTCGACGAACCCGGGGGCACGTTCTGGAACGGGCTCAAGCGGTTCATCGACGAGGATCTCGCGCCGACGGGGGTGATCTCCGAGGGCGACTTCGACCGCGTCGTGATCACGGACTCGGTGGAGTCGGCGGCCTCGGTGATCGCCGGTTTCTGGCGCAACTACGATTCGCTGCGCTGGGTGGGCGACACCCTCGTGCTCCGCCTGCGTATCGACCCGACCGATGCCGAGCTCGACCGGCTCAACGAGCAGTTCGCGGGGATGCTGGTGAGCGGCCGTATCGAGCGATCTGCGCCGCGGTCACCCGAGGTCGCGGACGACGACGTGCTGCACCTGCCGCGGCTAGCCCTTCACCTCGACCAGCGCCAGGTCGGCAACCTGTTCCGTCTGATCGGTGCGATCAACTCGCTGGATTCTGCTCCCGCGCTCTGA
- a CDS encoding NAD(P)/FAD-dependent oxidoreductase, producing the protein MTTYDTIVIGAGMSGVTAARMLADAGQRVLVLEARDRVGGRMNTDRTAGFPVDLGASWVHGIEGSRLWDLVQALDIPTIEYTVGSFQAGGRPIENFDGDGTPMDAASTAQWIEDVATADRLLVEKIAASSPGDTYLVVTERALDRSGFEPERIDEIREFFRHRVEEQCGAWIGDLDAHGLDEDAIDGDEVIFPRGYDELPRRIAAGLDIRLDHIVTRVARTPDGVVVSTDAGDFSARSGLVTVPLGVLKGGSIDFAPPLPEAVAGPVERLGMGTFNKIFIQFPERFWDEGSYAVRALGEAGEHWHSWYDVSAVSGLPTLLTFAAGPFGRRMQELTDEEIVADVVAALHTLYGDHVGAPTAHWITRWGHDPFANGSYSHLAVGSSHHDHDDAAGPVDGVLHFAGEATWGDEPATVGAAYYSGHRAAERILGHDVDLAAFAAGIRAREQNPAS; encoded by the coding sequence GTGACCACGTACGACACCATCGTGATCGGAGCCGGGATGTCGGGAGTGACGGCCGCACGCATGCTCGCCGATGCCGGCCAGCGGGTCCTGGTGCTGGAGGCTCGCGATCGCGTCGGCGGCCGGATGAACACCGACCGCACCGCCGGTTTCCCCGTCGATCTCGGGGCATCCTGGGTGCACGGGATCGAGGGGTCGCGCCTGTGGGATCTCGTGCAGGCGCTGGACATCCCCACGATCGAGTACACGGTCGGCAGCTTCCAGGCCGGTGGCCGTCCCATCGAGAACTTCGACGGGGACGGCACGCCGATGGATGCTGCGAGCACGGCGCAGTGGATCGAAGACGTCGCGACAGCCGATCGTCTGCTGGTCGAGAAGATCGCCGCGTCCTCCCCCGGCGACACCTACCTCGTTGTGACCGAGCGCGCGCTCGACCGCTCCGGATTCGAACCGGAGCGCATCGACGAGATCCGAGAGTTCTTCCGACACCGTGTCGAAGAGCAGTGCGGAGCATGGATCGGCGACCTCGACGCGCACGGACTCGACGAGGACGCGATCGACGGCGACGAGGTGATCTTCCCTCGCGGATACGACGAACTCCCCCGCCGCATCGCCGCCGGACTCGACATCCGGCTCGATCACATCGTCACGCGGGTCGCTCGGACGCCCGACGGGGTGGTCGTCTCGACCGACGCCGGGGACTTCTCCGCCCGCAGCGGGCTGGTCACGGTGCCGCTCGGCGTGCTCAAGGGCGGTTCGATCGACTTCGCCCCTCCCCTGCCCGAGGCCGTCGCGGGTCCCGTCGAGCGCCTGGGGATGGGAACCTTCAACAAGATCTTCATCCAGTTTCCGGAGCGCTTCTGGGACGAGGGCAGTTATGCGGTCCGTGCGCTCGGCGAGGCGGGTGAGCACTGGCACTCCTGGTACGACGTGTCCGCGGTCAGCGGACTGCCGACTCTTCTCACCTTCGCCGCCGGCCCCTTCGGACGTCGGATGCAGGAACTCACCGACGAGGAGATCGTCGCGGACGTGGTCGCCGCGCTGCACACGCTGTACGGCGACCACGTCGGAGCGCCGACCGCGCACTGGATCACCCGCTGGGGACACGACCCATTCGCGAACGGGTCGTACTCGCATCTTGCTGTCGGGTCATCGCATCATGATCACGACGATGCGGCCGGTCCCGTAGACGGCGTGCTGCACTTCGCGGGTGAGGCCACCTGGGGCGACGAACCCGCCACAGTGGGTGCCGCCTACTACTCAGGCCACCGAGCCGCCGAGCGCATCCTCGGGCACGATGTCGATCTCGCCGCGTTCGCGGCAGGGATCAGAGCGCGGGAGCAGAATCCAGCGAGTTGA